The following DNA comes from Nocardioides sp. JQ2195.
CGAGCAGATCGACGTGACCGCCGTCGCCGTCGGCGTCGGGCCGGGGCCGTTCACCGGCCTGAGAGTCGGCCTGGCCACCGCACGAACGCTCGCGATGGTCCGTGAGATCCCGGTCTACGGCGTGTGCTCCCTCGACGCGCTCGCGGTCGAGGCCGTGGAGACCGGCGCGGTCTCGGGTCCGTTCCTGGTGGCCACCGACGCCCGGCGCAAGGAGGTCTACTGGGCGGCGTACGACGCGGACGGCCGGCGAACCTCCGAGCCTGCCGTGGACCGCCCGGCCGACGTCGCCAGCGGGCTGCCGGTCGTGGGTGAGGGCGCGGGCCTCTACCCGGAGCAGTTCCCGCACGCGGTCGAGCCGCAGCGACCATCGGCCGGTTGGCTGGGGCGCGCGGTCGCCGGCGAGCTGGCCGAGCTGCTCGATCCCGAGCCGCTCTACCTGCGCCGCCCCGACGCGGTGGCCCCGGGCAAGCCCAAGGCCGTGTCATGATCCGCAACGCGCTGGCTGCTGACGTGGACGCCGTGGTCGAGCTCGAGGACGAGCTGTTCGGCGCCGAGGCCTGGGACGCCGACACCCTGCTCGACGACCTCGAGCGCGCGGGCCGCCGGTTCGTGGTCTTCGAGGACGACCTCGAGGTCATCGGCTATGCGATCACGATGTTCGCCGGCGACATCGCCGACCTCGCGCGCATCGGCGTGCACCCCTCGCGGCAGCGGGAGGGCATCGCGGCCGCGTTGCTCGACCACGTCGTCGATGCGGCCCGCGAGGACGGTGCCGACCGGATGCTGCTCGAGGTGTCCGCGATGAACCCCGAGGCGCTGGCCTTCTACGACGCAGGTGACTTCGAGCAGATCGACACCCGCCCCCGCTACTACAAGGACGGATCCGACGCGATCGTCATGCGTCGCTCGCTCGGGCCGTCCTCCGACTGGAGTGCCCCATGAACCAGCCGCTCGTCCTGGGCATCGAGTCGTCGTGCGACGAGACCGGTGTCGGCCTGGTCCGCGGCCACACCCTGCTCGCCGACGCCGTGGCCAGCAGCATGGACCAGCACGCGCCGTTCGGCGGCGTGGTCCCCGAGATCGCCTCGCGTGCACACCTCGAGGCGATCGTGCCGATGATCGAGTTGGCCTGCTCGTCGGCGTCGGTGAGACTGGCCGACGTGGACGCGATCGCGGTCACCGCCGGCCCCGGGCTGGCGGGCGCGCTGATGGTCGGCGTGGGTGCCGCGAAGGCACTGGCGCTCGGGCTCGGCAAGCCGATCTATGGCGTGAACCACCTGGCCGGTCACGTCGCCGTCGACCAGCTCGAGCACGGTGCACTGCCCGAGCCGTGCCTGGCCCTGCTGGTCTCCGGCGGCCACTCGAACCTGTTGCAGGTCAACGACATCAGTGGCGACATCGTCTCGTTGGGCAACACCATCGACGACGCGGCGGGAGAGGCCTACGACAAGGTCGCCCGCCTGCTGGGCCTGCCCTATCCGGGTGGACCGCACATCGACCGTGAGGCGGCGTCGGGTTCCTCCGTGGCGATCGACTTCCCGCGGGGGCTCACCTCCCGCAAGGACCTCGAGCGGCACCGCTTCGACTTCTCCTTCTCCGGCCTCAAGACGGCCGTTGCACGTTGGGTGGAGGCACGTCATCGGGCCGGTGAGCCGGTGCCGGTGGCCGACGTGTGCGCGTCGTTCCAGGAGGCCGTGGTCGACGTGCTGACCCGCAAGGCGATCGACGCCGCGAGGTTCCACGGCATCCACGACCTGGTGATCTCGGGTGGGGTGGCGGCGAACTCGCGGCTGCGTGCCCTGGCCGAGGAGCGGGCGGCCGCTGCCGGCGTACGACTCCGGGTGCCGAAGCGCAACCTGTGCACCGACAACGGCGCGATGATCGCGGCCCTCGGGTCCGAGGTGGTGGCCCGCGGTCGCCCGGCCTCGTCGCTGGACTTCCCGGCCGACTCGTCCCAGCCCGTCGGCACCGTGGTCGTCTGACCCTCCAACGGCGACCCGGCACCTGTTCACCGAAACCAGCGCCGAGTCGGCACGAGTTGACGCGAGATGTGTCAACTCGTGCCGTCTCGGCGGTGTGGGGTGTCAACTCGTGCCGACTCGGCGGTCAGCGGATCATCGCCCACGGTTGGGTCATCGTGCCGTTGTCGTGGTCGCGCTCGAGCAGTCGCTCGACGCTTCCGTCGAGCCCGACCCGATAGAGATTCCCCAGGCCAGGGCTGTTCATCGTCGTCCGGGAGGTGCTGACCAGCAGGTGCTCGTCGTCCTCCCACGTGCTGGCGGCGATGTACGTCGTCCTCGGCTGGCGGGGCAGGCTCACACCCAGCACCTTCTCGCCGGTGCGGGCGTCCACCACAGTGAGCGAGCGAGGGCCGGAGCCGTCGGATTCGACCGACTGCCCGACGAGCAGTGAGTTGTCCGGCGAGAAGCCTGCGCTGTTGTCGAAGGTCCACCCGCAGGTCTCGAAGAGTCGCTGGCTGGCCCGCTCGTCATAGACCGCGCTGCACAGCGGGTCCGTCGGCGCGGCATTCTGCGGCGTGACCAGCCCGGCGATCAGGTTGTCGGGAGAGACTGCGCCGATCCTCGTGAAGTCGCCAGGCACCGTTTCGACGTTGCCGTGGGAGTGGATGACCATCGGTGCGCTTCCCTGGACGTTGTAGAACACCCGGCAGCCGCCTTCTGCCTCCATGCAGGACTCGGAGCCCAGGATCGCCACCGGCTGGGGGTAGTCGCCGTCGACCTTGCCGAGGTCGACGTCATGGCCCTCGAAGCGGGTCATGATCGTGTTGTCACGAGCGATCCAGGCCGCCACCGTGTGGTCGGCCGAAGCCACCGCACCGCTGTTGGTCTCGAGGGTGTCGGTCACCCCGAAGTTGCTGTCGAGGATGTCGATCGTCGGCTCACCACCCTCGAAACCGTAGGAGGCGAGGTATTCGTCACCGACCCGAGCCGGCGCACCGTAGACCTGCTCCAGGGTGGTGGTCGTGCCGTCCGGCTCGACCAGCTTGTCGGCGTCGGTGTAGGCCAGCTTCGGAGGCGTGTCCGCTTCGGACAGCGAGGGGTCGAGCGTCACGTCGTGGACCTGCTGGATCCCCGGGCGCGCCGGGTCGGGTGCCGCGTCGTCGTCGAACAGGCTTCCGCCCAACATCGCGGTCGGCACGATCACGGCAGCCGCGGCCAGGGCCGCGACTCCGGTGGTGATCCGCTGCCGGCGCTTGATCCGGCCGGCCCGGCCGACCACGTCCTCGAAGCTGATCGGCGAGCCGTCGATGCCGTCCGCCCGGTGGTGGAGCTCGGCAGTGAGGTGCTTCTCGGTGTTCATCGTTCCTCCTCCCCGAGATGGTCGGCCCTGGTCAGGCCGTGGTCGTCGGCCTGGCTGCGCAACGTCGCCAGGGCCCTGCTGGTCTGTGACTTCACGGTGCCGACGGAGCAACCGAGCACGTCGGCGGTCTCCGCCTCGCTGAGCTGCTCGTAGTAGCGGAGCACGACGGCCGCGCGCTGCTTCTTGGGAAGCGTCTGCACCAGCGTCCAGAGCGCCGAGCCGCGCCCCTCGTCGTACCTGTCGTGCGACGGGAGCCAGTCGGGCACGACGCTGCTGACGGTCTCCCTCTTCTTCCAGGCCCGGCGCCACATCGAGTTGTTCTCGTTGACGAGGATCCGGCGTGCGTAGCCGTCGATCGCCTGTTGGTCGCGAACCTTGTGCCAGCTCAGGTAGACCTTGGCCAACGTGTTCTGGACGAGGTCCTCGGCGCCGTGGTGATCCCCGGTCAGCAGGTACGCCGTGCGCAGGAGAGCTGGTTGGCGTGCGGTCATCCAGACGCTGAACTCGGCATCCCTTGCCGAATCGCGGTCCTGGGCCATCACACCTCCCCGTTGTGTTGCGACATCCACCGTCACCACCATCCCTTCCCACCCCAGACGGGACCGGGAGCGAGAAGGTTGCATCTCAGGTGCGAAGGAATGCGCAGAACTCGTTGCCCTCCGGGTCCGCCAGGACGCTCCAGTCGTCGTGCTCGGCGAGCAGCGTCGCCCCCACCTCGAGCAGGGGCGCGATCTCGGGCACGCTGAGGTCGAGGTGCACCCGGTTCTTGGCGGTCTTCGACTCGGGCACCGGCACGAGGACGAGGTTCTCGAACGGTGCGTCGGCGATCTCGTCGACGTACGGGACCTCGGCGTCGTCACCGATCCGGCCACCGAGGACCTCCGCCCACCACACCGCCTGCCGCTCCGGGTCCGCGCAGTCGAGGACCAGCTCGTGGAGGTGGGTGGCGGCCACGTCGTCGCGCACGAACGCGCAGAACTCGCCGCCCTCGGGGTCGGCCATCACCGTCCAGCGGAACGACGTGTCGTCGAGGACCGTGGCGCCGAGCGCGACGAGTCCGGCCACCGAGCCGGTGCGTACGTCGAGGTGCAGTCGGTGCTTGACCGTCTTCGGCTCCGGCACCGTGTTGACCCAGATCGTGTGCTGCTCCGTGGCTCCGGTGAGCACCGCGTCTCCGTCGTCCAGCAACCGGAGGTCGAGTCCCAGCGCCGCAGCCCAGAAGGTGCCGAGCGCGGCGGCGTCACCGGCATCGATGCAGAGATCCTTGTAGCTGCCCAGGCTCATGCCCCACACACTAGATTGGCCCCGACATCGAAGCGAGGAGGATTTCCGTGCAACAAGTGCGCGCAGTGGTGGCCAAGGGCAAGGGCCAGCCGGTCTCGGTGGAGATCATCAACGTCCCCGACCCCGGGCCGGGCGAGGCCGTGGTGAAGATCCAGGCCTGCGGGGTCTGTCACACCGACCTGCACTACCGCGAGGGTGGCATCAACGACGAGTTCCCGTTCCTGCTCGGCCACGAGGCCGCGGGAGTGGTCGAGTCCGTCGGTGACGACGTGACGGAGGTGGCGCCCGGGGACTTCGTGGTGCTCAACTGGCGTGCGGTGTGCGGTGAGTGCCGCGCCTGCAAGCGCGGTGACCTGCACTACTGCTTCAACACCCACAACGCGACCCAGAAGATGACGCTGGAGGACGGCACCGAGCTGTCGCCGGCACTGGGGATCGGTGCCTTCGCCGAGAAGACCCTGGTCGCGGCCGGACAGTGCACCAAGGTCGACGCCTCGGCGCGGCCCGCCGCCGTCGGCCTGCTGGGCTGTGGCGTGATGGCCGGGCTCGGTGCCGCGATCAACACCGGCGCAGTCAGTCGCGGCACGTCCGTGGCCGTGATCGGTTGCGGCGGGGTGGGCATGGCAGCGATCGCCGGCTCCGCGCTGGCCGGGGCCTCGCCGATCATCGCCGTCGACATCGACCCGAAGAAGCTCGAGAAGGCCAAGACCATGGGGGCCACTCATGTCGTCGACTCGTCGCAGGGTGACCCGGTCGAGGAGATCAAGCGCATTGCAGCCGAGACCTACGAGGGCGCCGACGGCGCCGACGTCGTGATCGAGGCAGTGGGCCGTCCCGAGACGTGGAAGCAGGCGTTCTACGCCCGCGACCTGGCCGGCACCGTGGTCCTGGTCGGCGTGCCCACCCCGGACATGAAGATCCCCGAGATCCCGCTGATCGACGTCTTCGGTCGCGGGGGCGCGCTCAAGTCGAGCTGGTACGGCGACTGCCTGCCCTCGCGCGACTTCCCGATGCTGGTGGACCTCTACCAGCAGGGTCGTCTCGACCTCGACGCGTTCGTCTCCGAGGAGATCGGCATCGATGACATCGAGGCCGCCTTCGACAAGATGCACACGGGTGAGGTGCTGCGTTCGGTGGTGTTGTTCCCATGACCGCGCGCATCGACCATGCCGTCGTGTCCGGCACGTTCTCGCTCGACGGTGAGACCTTCGACGTCGACAACAACATCTGGGTGATCGGCGACGACGAGGAGTGCATCGTCATCGATGCACCGCACGACGTCGACGCGATCCGGGCGGTGATCGGCGATCGCACCCTCAAGGCGATCCTGTGCACCCACGCGCACGACGACCACGTCCGCGTGGCGCCGGCGCTGCGTGCCGCCGTACCGGCGCCGATCCTGCTGCACCCCGACGACAAGCCGTTGTGGGAGCTAACCCACACCGACGAGCTCTGGGACGTCGACCTGAGCGACGGCCAGCAGCTCGTCGTCGGTGGCACCACCCTGCGCATCATCCACACCCCGGGCCATGCTCCCGGCGCGGTCTGCGTCCACGCCGAGGAGCTGGGCTGCGTCTTCACCGGCGACACCCTCTTCAACGGCGGGCCCGGCGCCACCGGCCGGTCGTTCAGCGACCGGCCGACCATCGAGGCGTCGATCCGCGAGAGGCTCTTCGTCCTGCCGGACGAGACGGTCGTGCACACCGGTCACGGCGACGACACGACCATCGCCGCCGAGAAGGCCA
Coding sequences within:
- the tsaB gene encoding tRNA (adenosine(37)-N6)-threonylcarbamoyltransferase complex dimerization subunit type 1 TsaB; this encodes MLLAFDTASPQVTVALLDDSGAVVAERRSDHLMKHAEQLAPLIAGVLADAGAEQIDVTAVAVGVGPGPFTGLRVGLATARTLAMVREIPVYGVCSLDALAVEAVETGAVSGPFLVATDARRKEVYWAAYDADGRRTSEPAVDRPADVASGLPVVGEGAGLYPEQFPHAVEPQRPSAGWLGRAVAGELAELLDPEPLYLRRPDAVAPGKPKAVS
- the rimI gene encoding ribosomal protein S18-alanine N-acetyltransferase; protein product: MIRNALAADVDAVVELEDELFGAEAWDADTLLDDLERAGRRFVVFEDDLEVIGYAITMFAGDIADLARIGVHPSRQREGIAAALLDHVVDAAREDGADRMLLEVSAMNPEALAFYDAGDFEQIDTRPRYYKDGSDAIVMRRSLGPSSDWSAP
- the tsaD gene encoding tRNA (adenosine(37)-N6)-threonylcarbamoyltransferase complex transferase subunit TsaD, whose product is MNQPLVLGIESSCDETGVGLVRGHTLLADAVASSMDQHAPFGGVVPEIASRAHLEAIVPMIELACSSASVRLADVDAIAVTAGPGLAGALMVGVGAAKALALGLGKPIYGVNHLAGHVAVDQLEHGALPEPCLALLVSGGHSNLLQVNDISGDIVSLGNTIDDAAGEAYDKVARLLGLPYPGGPHIDREAASGSSVAIDFPRGLTSRKDLERHRFDFSFSGLKTAVARWVEARHRAGEPVPVADVCASFQEAVVDVLTRKAIDAARFHGIHDLVISGGVAANSRLRALAEERAAAAGVRLRVPKRNLCTDNGAMIAALGSEVVARGRPASSLDFPADSSQPVGTVVV
- a CDS encoding SigE family RNA polymerase sigma factor, which encodes MVVTVDVATQRGGVMAQDRDSARDAEFSVWMTARQPALLRTAYLLTGDHHGAEDLVQNTLAKVYLSWHKVRDQQAIDGYARRILVNENNSMWRRAWKKRETVSSVVPDWLPSHDRYDEGRGSALWTLVQTLPKKQRAAVVLRYYEQLSEAETADVLGCSVGTVKSQTSRALATLRSQADDHGLTRADHLGEEER
- a CDS encoding VOC family protein; protein product: MSLGSYKDLCIDAGDAAALGTFWAAALGLDLRLLDDGDAVLTGATEQHTIWVNTVPEPKTVKHRLHLDVRTGSVAGLVALGATVLDDTSFRWTVMADPEGGEFCAFVRDDVAATHLHELVLDCADPERQAVWWAEVLGGRIGDDAEVPYVDEIADAPFENLVLVPVPESKTAKNRVHLDLSVPEIAPLLEVGATLLAEHDDWSVLADPEGNEFCAFLRT
- a CDS encoding S-(hydroxymethyl)mycothiol dehydrogenase; protein product: MQQVRAVVAKGKGQPVSVEIINVPDPGPGEAVVKIQACGVCHTDLHYREGGINDEFPFLLGHEAAGVVESVGDDVTEVAPGDFVVLNWRAVCGECRACKRGDLHYCFNTHNATQKMTLEDGTELSPALGIGAFAEKTLVAAGQCTKVDASARPAAVGLLGCGVMAGLGAAINTGAVSRGTSVAVIGCGGVGMAAIAGSALAGASPIIAVDIDPKKLEKAKTMGATHVVDSSQGDPVEEIKRIAAETYEGADGADVVIEAVGRPETWKQAFYARDLAGTVVLVGVPTPDMKIPEIPLIDVFGRGGALKSSWYGDCLPSRDFPMLVDLYQQGRLDLDAFVSEEIGIDDIEAAFDKMHTGEVLRSVVLFP
- a CDS encoding MBL fold metallo-hydrolase, producing MTARIDHAVVSGTFSLDGETFDVDNNIWVIGDDEECIVIDAPHDVDAIRAVIGDRTLKAILCTHAHDDHVRVAPALRAAVPAPILLHPDDKPLWELTHTDELWDVDLSDGQQLVVGGTTLRIIHTPGHAPGAVCVHAEELGCVFTGDTLFNGGPGATGRSFSDRPTIEASIRERLFVLPDETVVHTGHGDDTTIAAEKANLDG